The genomic region GGCTCAGGGACTATGTGTGCAACGGCCCGAGCGTGTCAGCGGACCGGGACAATTTCTTCGTGGCCGGCTGCTTCACTGATACCTTCACGTACAACATGGGCGTCATCTGCACGCGCATCAGCCCGCAAGGGGCGGTGCTCGATTCCGGCATCGTCCTGCCGCAGGGCGCGGACTGGCAGCACGGGCCGAGTGGCGCGTCGGACGGGACAGACTTCCTTGCCGTCTGGGCCGAGGACCGAGGCGGGGTGTTCGGTGCGGTCAGCGCCTCGCGGATTGCCGCTGACGGAACCGTGCTGGACCCGGTCGGATTCCCGGTTGACACGACTCTCACCGGCAAGTGGCAGACGGCTGCCGTTTTCGGCGATTCCATCTACCTCGTGGCGTGGTCTGACGTTCGCGATTCTACCGGGGCGGACATCTACTGCGCGAGGGTCGGCACGGACGGAAGCGTGTTCGACCCGGGCGGCATCGCGGTGTGCCGTGAGGCCTTCGACCAGGACTACCCGGACATCAGCTTCGACGGGACGAACTTCCTTGTCGTGTGGCACGACAACCGCACGGACATGCGCGGCAACGTCTTTGCGGCGCGGGTCAGCCAGGCCGGAACCGTGCTCGACCCGAACGGCTTCGCGGTGGCGGCCTCCGACTCGTTTGACGACGCATTGCCGGCCGTCTGCTTCAGCGGCAGCGACTACCTGGTGGTCTGGCAGGGATATCACTACAACGCGTCGGACGACAACATCTATGGTGCGCTGGTCAGTCCGGCCGGATCCATCACCCGGCCGAGGTACCTCGTGGGCGCGACGGTGCACGGCTACCCGCCGCCCGTGTCGGTTGCACGCGCCGACGGGAACTCGCTGGTCGCCTGGGTGCAGGACGACGGCGCGATCTACGCGGCCCGGGTCAAGGCCGACGGTACGGTCCTCGACACGAATGCCCTGCTCGTGGACAAGACGAACGAGTACAACGAGCTTCCCCGTGTCACCGCTGATGCCGAAGGCTTCCGAGTCCTCTGGGGCTATTGGGGCTACATGGACTCAACGTACTTCGCGGTTGCGAGGATTGACACGGCCGGGAACCTGGTCCGCAAGGATGAGTGGTTTGCGGCGCCCGGCTACCAGCTCGGGTTCGATGCGGTGTACGGCGGTGGCCCGGAACTGCTCCTGCTCTTTAGTTGCTGGACTGAAGCCGCGCTCGGCCAACGCTACAGCGCCTACCGGCTGTGGGGCAGACTGGGCGACGTGCCGGGAATTGAGGAAGCCGGCGGTCGGCAGGAGCCACGTGTAGCGTCAGGGGCCAGCATCGTGCGCGGCGTGCTGTACCTGACGGAAGCCGCAAGCCGCAAGCTGTCCGCTGCAAGCCTCGTGAACATCGCCGGGCAGAAGGTGATGGACCTGCAGAACGGGGCGAATGACGTGAGCCGGCTCGCACCCGGCGTCTACTTCGTGCGTGACCCGCAGTCGCAGGCGGCGCGCAGAATCGTGATCCAGCGCTAGCCGTTCCGGCTGTAGATGGCGGGCGGGAACCGGTTGGTTCCCGCCCGCGATTGTCTGCCTGAGCTGCTGCCGGCCCGGTCTAGGGGCAGGCGGAGATGGCTTGGCCGACCGCGAAGGCCTTGAGGTTGAGCTCCCGGGCCGCCGGCTTCACCAACTCGGTCAGGGACTGTTTGATAGACTCGTCCGGGAAGCCGAGGCAGCTTGAGACCGCCCCGAGCATCACCGTATTCTGTACCCGGACGTTGCCCAGTTCGAGAGCGGTCTTGAAGGCCGGCACCATCTGCCGTCGGGGCGCGCGGGCCGCGAGGCGGGCCTCGATCTGGTCGTCAGGCACTCTTTCCGCCGTGCCGATTGAGACCGGGAGCGGGTCGATGCGGTGCGAGTCGTAGAAGAGGCGTCCGGACGGACACAGGAAGTGGACGTAGCGGAGCGCCTCGAGCCTCTCGAAAGCCACCACCGCGTCGGCCGTACCTTCTTCGATGAGCGGCGAATAGACCTTGGGGCCGAAGCGGATGTGGCTGGTCACGCTGCCGCCGCGCTGGGCCAGTCCGTGCACTTCCGACTTCTTGACGTCCAGGCCGTTCCGGAGCGCGAGGTTGGAGATGATGTCGGAGAAGAGCAGCACTCCCTGGCCGCCCACGCCGCAGACAAGGATGTTCATGAGGGACTCCCAGCAGAGGACTTTGGACTTTGGACATTGGACTTGGGACTTGCGGAGATGGCTCCTTCGGGGCAGACGTCGGCGCACATGCCGCAGCCGACGCAGGTGGTCGCGGTGATGTGGGCCTTGCCGTTATCGAATGACAGGGCCGGGCAGCCGAGCCGGATGCAAGTCTTGCAGCCGTCGCACTTCTCCGGGTCCACTTTGAACGGCGGGTTGTGGAGCCGGATGTGCAGGGCGCAGGCGCGGCGGTTGACAATCACCGCCGGTTCTTTCTTGGCGAGCAGTTCGCGCACGACCTTGCGCGTTTCCTTTACTTTGTAGGGGTCGACAACGACCACGGTCTTGACTCCGCAGGCCTTGGCGATCTCCTCGGGTTTGATGATGGTCCCGAAGCTGCCCATCAGGGTCTGTCCGGTGCCGGGGTGGTTCTGGTGTCCGGTCATGCCGGTGGTGCGGTTGTCACTGATGATGGTGATGACGTTCGACTTGTTGTAGACGGTGTTGATGAGACCGGTGACGCCGGAGTGGAAGAAAGTTGAGTCGCCGATGATGGCGACGTGCGGCCGCTGGTCGGTGGCACCGAGCGCTTTGTCGGTCCCGTGGGCGACGGTGATGGACGCGCCCATGTCGACGCAGGTGTCCATGCCCGAGTGCGGCGGCATCACCCCGAGCGTGTAGCAGCCGATGTCGCCGCCGATGAAGGCTTTCTGATTCTGCAGGGCGAAGTAGATGCCGGTGTGCGGGCAGCCGGGGCAGAGCGCCGGGGGCCGGGCGGTCACGCCGGTTTCCGGTTCGGCTTTCTCCGCAGGCAGACCCATGCTCAGGCGCAGCGCCCGTTGGCTCATTTCGTTGGTGCGCGGCAACCGGTCTTTTCCTGTCACCTTGAGCCCGAGCGCCCTGACCTGCAGTTCGATGAAAGGGTCGACTTCCTCGACCACGAGCAGTTCCTTGACTGTGGCGGCGAACCGGCGCACGGTCTCACCGGGGAACGGCCAGACCATACCCAGTTTCAGGAATGAGGCGTCGGGGTAGACCTCACGCGCATAATGGTAGCAGACACCATCGCTTATGATTCCCAGGTCAACGCTGCCCGGTTCGATGCGGTTGAACTCATCCTGCAGGCTGAGAGCGGCGACCCGGTCGATGCGCTTCTCCAGGTCGACGTGCCTGACTTTGGCGAACGCGGGCAGGATAGCGTTCTTGGTCACTTTCTTCTCGTAGGGCTTGAGCGGAACTTCGGTCCGCTCGCCAACCTCGACGATGCCGCTGGAGTGGGCGACGCGGGTGGTGAGGCGGATGAGGACCGGCAGGTCGAACTCCTCGGAGATGGCAAAGGCCCGCATGGTGTAGTCGCGGCACTCCTGGCTGTTCGACGGGCAGAGGACCGGCACCCTGGCCATGAGACCGTAGAAGCGGTTGTCCTGCTCGTTCTGCGAGGAGTGCAGGCCCGGGTCATCGGCCGTCACGATCACGAAGCCGCCGAGCGCGCCGATGTAGGCGGCGGAGAAGAACGGGTCCGCGGCAACGTTCAGGCCGACATGCTTCATCGCTGCCAGAGCCCGCGCCCCGGATATCGAGGCGCCGAGCGCGACTTCGAGCGCCACCTTCTCGTTGGTCGACCACTCGGAGTAGATATCTTTGTAGGTCGAGATGGCTTCGAGGATTTCGGTCGATGGTGTGCCTGGGTAGGCGGCAGCCACGCGGCACCCTGCCTCCCAGGCTCCCCGGGCTACGGCTTCATCCCCGGAGAGCAGTTTCCTTGTCATAGCTTAGTTCCTTTTCTTTGCCGGATAGGACAGCGATAAGGCGGGAGGCCAGCGCCGACATCTCCTCCTCGCCCGGAAACACGAACAGCTTGAGTTTGAGTGGGGCAAGCCACTTCTTGAGGTCGGTGACAAACCGCTCCGAGAGAGTCAGGCCACCGGTCAGGACTATCGCGTCGGGCGTGCCTTCGCAGGCAACGACGTAGGCGCCGATCTCTTTCGCGACCTGGTAGACGAGGGCCCGGTAGACCAGTTCGGCTGACTTGTTGCCGCCGGCAACCGCCTTTTCGACCCGGCGGATGTCGTCGGTCGCGAGATAGGATACCAGCCCGCCCTTGTTGTTGAACAGGCTCAGGATGGCTGCCTCGGTGTACTTGCCGGAGTAGCAGGCGCGGACGATTCCGGACAGGGGAAGTGACCCCGCCCGCTGCGGGGAGAACGGACCGTCGTCGTTCGCGTTGTTGGCGTCGACCTGCTTGCCGCCGACATGAGCGGCCACGGTGATGCCCGTGCCGAGGTGAGCGATCACCAGTCGGCATTTCTGGTACGGTTTCTTCAGTTTCTTCGCCGCCGCCTGCGCCACGGTGCGGCAGCTCAGGGCATGCGATATCGCTACCCGGTGGATGCCTTTGAATCCGGAGACTCGCGCGATATCGCGGAATTCGTCGGTGGACTCCGGGTCTACGAAGTACGCGGGGATACCAAGCTCCCGGGAGAGCTCGAACCCGATGAGCGGGCCGAGGAGAGATGCGTGCAACGTCTGGTACTCCCCGTGGCGGATGTCAGCGGCTACCCGCGGCGTTATCCGGTAAACTCCACCCGGAAGCGGCCGGAGAGGACCGCCGCGCGTGGCGATTGCCTGCAACCTGGTCCGGTCGAACTTGTGCTGGTCGAGAACCGATAGAACGGCGGACTTGCGCATCTCGTACTGGTCAAGCACATGGCCGAACCGGACGAGCTGGTTGGGTGGGTGCTCGACGGTCTCGGAAAGGGCTGTCTTCGGGCCGTCGAAGATCGCCACTTTCGTGGACCCGCCGCCCGGGTTGATGGCCAGAATCAGCATGTCCTTCAGTCTATCGCCGCTGCCTAGGCAAGTCAAACCGCGTGCCCGGCACCAGAGCTCAAACGGAGGCCCCGAAAGCAATAGACGGATTCGAGCTCCACCGCCAAGACAAAAGAGGGCCGGGAAAACGTGGCTGTACCGAATGAGGATAGGGATGCTGTCGCGGCGCTCGTTTGTGCGATGCTCCAGGCGCGGCCCGCGCAGCCGCATCGAGGTGGTGTCCCTCATTCTCCGGCGCTCCGGAGGACTTTTCTCTCTTTTCCCAAACTCGAATTGCGTACCGTTGTGCCGGGATGCAGAGGCCAATGGTGTACATCGCCCGATACGATGCTGTTCGCGGCCGCATGTTCGCGGACGCGGGTTGACAAGCCCCGAATGGGGTCTATTATTGCATCGTTATACTCGCCCCGGCGCGAAAAGGAGGAACTGTGGTTCGCATGCGATTCACGCCCATCATGGCCGCGTTCGTGGCGGCCGCGATTCTCATACCCGCAACCCTGGCGGCTCACACCACCTTTCAACGCACATTTGGCGGTCCTGGCAGAGACTCCGGTTGCTCCGTCCGGCAGACTGCGGACGGCGGTTACGTCATTGCCGGGACCACCGAAAGCTATGGAGCGGGCAGGCAAGACGTCTATCTGGTAAGGACCGACTCCAGCGGCAACGTGCTTTGGAGCTGTACCTACGGCGGCGAGTCGCTCGACTACGGGAATTCCGTGAGCCAGACGAGTGACGGTGGGTTCATCGTTGCCGGCAGCACGGAGTCGTACGGGGCCGGCTACGCTGACATGTATCTCATTCGAACCGATGCCCACGGCGAAACACTTTGGACCAGGACGCTCGGGGGCCCACACGATGATGAGGCGACCTCCGTCCTGCAGACCCCCGACGGCGACTTCACGATCGGAGGTTCCTCCGTTTCCTACTCCGGTTGGAGCGACGCCGACCCGTGTCTCGCTAGTACCGACTCAAGTGGTAGTGTTCACTGGGTGAAGGCCCACGACATATTCAACTGGGACTACGGCTACTCCATGGAGAGGACTAGGGGCGGAAACTACGTCATTGCCGGCGGAGCATACGGCTTTATCGGAGGCCGAGCCTACGTTCTCATGGCGGACGACAAGGGCGACGAAATGTGGACGACCAGCTACGGCCCGGAATACAGCCGAGGCCAAGCCGTGCTGGAGGCGGCCGACGGTGGGATTGCAGTGGTCGGTGGCGACGCATCGGCTGACCGCGGCAGTGTGAGTCTGGTCAAGTTCGGGGCAAACGGCGAGTCGCTCTGGGGAAGGAAGTACGGCGACGGCATGGGGTACGCGGCTATCGAGACCGATGACAGCGGGTTCGTCATTGCCGGCTGCACCGGTGCGGGCACCGACGCCTATCTCGTCAGGACCAATGCCAGTGGCGACCCGAAGTGGATGAGGATATTCGGCGGTCCCGACAACGAAGTCCTGCAGTCCGTCCAGCCGACCGCCGATGGCGGTTACATCATGACCGGGACCACACGCTCCTACGGTGCGGGCGGCAGCGACGTCTATCTCATCAAGACCGACGCTGATGGCAACGTTGGCGTGGCCGATGGGACCCAAAAGCCGCAAGCCACCAGCCGTAGGCTGTCCACCACGGTCGTTCGCAGTCTGCCGGAGGGCTCAACCGTCTTCGACCCCATGGGGCGGAGGGTAGCTAGCCCGAAGGCGGGAATCTACTTCGTTCGACAGTCGTCAGCCGTAACCAAGGTCGTTGTGCCGAGGTAAGGAGCAGTCAGCAGCGAGGAGCCAGCAACAACCGGGCGGGCGAATGCCCGCCTCTGCTATTCGGGGTCGTCTCTACGAGAAATCGGGAACGCCTGACAGGCCGGATGGTCTTGGGCTATGGTTTCGCCGCGATGAGAGCTTTGTGCAAGTGGAGATGCAGCAGGGCAGGATTGAGGCCGGCGCGGCGAAGCAGCCGGAAGTAGGGTTCGAGCGCGAGCGGATGCTCGTGGTCCGGGCTGCGCGGGTCAATGAACTGGTCGGAGAACTGGCCGGAGCGGACGCCGTGAAGGTGCTGGAGCCGACTAAGAACGCTCCGCAGTTGCCGGCCGAACCCGGCCCGGTCTAGCGCGATCCGGTCCAGTATGAGAAGCAGCCCGTCATTGGTAAGATGCCGTCGGCAGAACCTGAAGAGCCGAGCCTTGGCAGCATCGGTCAGTTCATGGACAGAGTCCACAGCGACGATGAACCGAAATGGCGAGCCCGGCACCCCAGTTGCTTGCAGCCGGTCGAGGTCAGACTTGACGAAGCGACACTGCGACCCGTACCCTTGCAGCCGTTCCCGGGCAAAGCCGAGCATCACTTCTGAACGGTCTACACAGACGAACCGCGCGACCGGAAGCCGTTCCAGTATCACGGCTTCAGTCTTTCCTGTCCCGCAGCCGAGGTCGAGGATGCGGGCGCCGCGACGCCAGTTCTCCTTGATGACCTCCGCGAGTACGTCGAGCTGCTCAGCCTTGAGCGGATTCGTCGGCTGGCTGTCCCAGACGCGGACGAATTCCTCGTCGCCCCAGCGGCCAAGCTCGGAGGCAGGATTTCTAGCCGGCAACTCCCAATTCCTATTCGGCCAGGACCCTGAAGCCACGAAAGCACGAAAGACACGAAACGGGGACAGTGATGGATTTCGAATCTGAGTTCATTTCATCCTGCTTCGTGCTTTTCGTGGCCGTCTATTCCGGATGCTCGGTTTGCTTGCCGGTCGTTGACCAGGGACTGGGTATTGGTCATTCGTCATTTCTTACCGAGCATCCACTTCACTGCCTGCTTCAGCTGCTGTTCCGGTACGGTGTGGCCGCCCTTGAACTCTACGAAGGTGACGTCGAAGCCCTTGCGTTTGAGGAAGTCACGGGCGTTCTTGCCGTTCTTGTACTCAACGACCCGGTCTTCCTTGCCATGGGCGATGAATACACTGAGGTTCTTGGCCTCTTCGTACTGCGCCGCAGTGAACCCGAGGGAGTCAAAACCTCCACCGAAGCCGATGATGCCTTGGAAGAAGTCAGAGTAGCCAATGCCGGTCTGGTAGGCCATACCGCAGCCCTGCGAGAATCCCAGAAGCCAGGTGCCGGTTGTCTTGTATTGGCCCGTCAGCCTGACGGCCGCAGTGGCGACGAAGCTGCAGGCCAACGCCTCTGAACTCGGGCCGACCATGCTGTCGTCCTTGCTCCATGTCGACCAGGAGTAGCCGAGGTCACGGCCGGCGCCGAACTGGTATGGAGCCTGCAGGCAGGCGAAGATGAGGTCCGGACTGCCGGCGCGTTCGTAGAGCCGTGCGAACGACTTCGGGTCCGAGCCGAAGCCGTGAAGACCGATGACAAGTGGGTAGGCGCGAGTCGAGTCGTAGCCGGCGGGTAGCCGGACGTAGCACGGGATGAAGCTCGACGCCTCTACGAGTACCTGCGTGCCGGTTCGAGCCTGCGCGCTCTCGGCGTGAGAAGCGAGGCTCTCGACCAGCGTGGCGAATACCGGTCGGGTGCGGACCGAGTCGAAGTCCGGATCCTGTTTCACGTGACCGATGTCATCGAACCCGGCGCGGAACGCGCGCCTCAGGTAGAGTGCGGCCAGCGAGTCCTGCTTCAGCAGTCCATAGCAGCAGGCCAGGTTGTAGATGTCGCTCGACTTGGTGATGTCGTGCTCGAGCGCGGTCAGGTACAGGCGTGCCGCTTCATTGTACCTGGCTGCCTGGTAGGCGGCGTTCGCCGCCCGGCTGACGGAGTCGAGAGGAAAGTCGAGGAAGCTACCGGCGTTGGGGTCAAGCTCATTCAGCGCCGGCTGGGCGTAGCCGACGAGCACGGTCAGGGCGATTGCGGTCAGCAGTCTCATGTTTGCTCTCCTTGCGCCTTAGTCTTGGGTGTTCCTTATCTTCTCAGCGATCTCGTCCAATTCGGCCTCGCTGAACGGCGGCTTCATGCGAACTTGTGCGAAGTGGTGCATGGCCAGAGTCTTGTCGAGCAGGTTCTCTTCACCCTTGATGCTGGGGATGAAGAGCATGTGCAGGTGCGGGACCCGGGTGCCGCGAATGAGCATGGTGACATACTCGCAGTCGAAAGTGTGCTTGAGCTTGCGCGCAATCACGTAGCAGGTCTTGAGGAACGGGCCGGCAATGCCGTCCTCGGGTTCAATGTCCGTGAACCACTCCACATGTTTCTTCGGAATGACGAGGCAGTGACCACGGGAGATGGGGTGGAGGTCGAGGAAGGCGAGCGTGTGCTCGTCCTCGTAGACCTTCCGGGCCGGCGCCCGGCCGGCCACGATTTGGCAGAATATGCACTCAGACATCAGTCACTCCTCTATTGAGATTTGACAGCCACGAAAGCACGAAAGGACACGAAACGGACTGCGGAAGGCTTGAGCCACGAAAGCACGAAAGGACACGAAACGGTCGGAGATCCATGTGATCTCGGAGTGTCTAGGTCGCCAGTGGCTCTTGACAGCCCGTGGGCACTCACAGGACCACTCTCTTGATTCCGAGCTTCGACCTACCGAAGTTCAGCAGCAATCCGGTCTTCAGATGGAAAGCCTTGAGATACGAGATGACCTGCGCCATGTGGCTATCCTGGAAATCCTGGGCAGCCTTGAGTTCGACGACGATAGTGTTGTCGACGACGAGATCAAGGCGATGAAGGCCCACTTCGGTCCCGGCGTAGCTCACGCATATCTCCTTCTCGGAATCGGCCCGCATGCCGTCAACCCGTAGCTGGAACAGCAGGGCATTGTGATAGATGGACTCCAGGAACCCGGGACCCAACTCCTTGTGGACCTTCAGTGCGGAGCTGATTATCCGACTCGACAGTGCATCAAACTCCAATCCTGTTCTTCTCCTCGTTTGGGTCTGTTGTCTCTAGGGCTGCTATCATTCCCGACCCTGTGACGGCTGGCTGTCTCATGACATACGTCCATCCGGTTTCTCTTCGTGTACTTCGTGTCTTCGTGGCTACCAGTCCTTAGGCTTGGTGATAATCTCTCGAACCTTGGTGTCGAAGAACTGGCGCGAGTGGGCGGGACGGATGACGATGGCGGTGTCCGCGCCCGTGCCGGTGCCGGCTATGGCGACGACGTCCTTGCCATGAGGTATCAGCCCTGCGTCGAGCGCCATTACCGCTATCTCGACCGCGACCTTGGTGCCTTCGCCCAGCGTGCGGTAGGTGAACGCTATCGTCTCGGCCGTCCCGAGGCCGCCGACTTTGAGGCGGACGGCACGTTCGACGCCGCCGAACAGGTGCGTCGTCCGCAGGACCGGGATGCCGGCCTCCGCCAGGCGGTTCTCGGTTGTCTCCGACAGCTCGGACTTGCCCGGCTCGCGGAATCCGACGTGGTGCGTCACGCAGGCTGCGTTCAGGCCGTGCGGCAGCATCCGCGCCAGTTCGAGCGCGGTGGTTCCGGAAGTGGAGGCGACGACGAGGTGCTTGATGCCGAGAGCTTCGGCTCGCTCAACTGCAGCCTTGAGCGTGGCCCGGGTCAGTGCTCTGGGATTCAGTTTCTTCATGGGGGTGGTTTTGCTCCTTTCGGTCGGCGGCTTGAATCATAGCCGTCGTGACGCGCACGGTCAAGCAGAAGGGGCGGCTTGCGCCGCCCCTTGGGTTGCTGACTCAGAACTCTACTTGGGCTCGAAGTGGAGGATGTCGGTGATGGCGCCTTCGCGCTTGGCCGTGGGCTTGAGTACCGCGGCTACCTCCATCCCGATACAGCAGGGCTTCTCGGTCAGCCGGTGAACGATGCTTGTGGTTGCACCGTCGAGCCGGATGAGCCCGATGAACTGGGGCTTCTCGAGCGGCTTGCCGTCCAGGCCAACGTGGAGCTCGGTCCAAGACTCGACGATCCCGGTCGGTCCGACTTTGACCCAGTCGTCAAGCTTGGCCATGCACTTCTCGCAGTAGAGCTTGGGCGGCACATAGACCTCATTGCAGGCCGTGCACACCGCGCCCTGGAATTGACCCTTCTCCTTCAGGGTCTTGAAGAACCGGTCGCCGGCAGCGCCGGCAGTGTAGAGGCTCTGGACCGGGAGTTCGCCGGGCCAGGTCTTGGCTTCAGCGGGCAGGGAGAGTCGTTCTTTGAGTGCCATGGTTCCTCCTTACACCGGTTTCCAGTAGAGGATGTCGGTGATGGCGCCTTCGCGCTCTTCAGCCGGCTTCCATACTGCCTTGACCTTCATACCTCGCTTGACCTGCTTGGGGTCCACTTCGCCCAAGAGGTGCATGATGCCCATGCCTTTGGACGCGCCGTCTATCTCGATGACTGCCGGGATGAGCGGTTCGGTGATGCGCTTGACGTCCCAAGTGACGTAGCATAGAGAGAAGGTGTTGATGACGCCGGTGTCCTTGATTTCGGTCCAGCCGTCAATGGGCTTGAAGCACCACTCGCAGAACGCACGGGGCGGAACCATGGTTCGGTTGCACGAACCGCACGTCACCGCGAGTATCTTGCCCCTTTTCAGACCGGCAAGGTACTTGCCGATGGCGACCCCGCGGTCCCACGCGTACTTCGCGTCGTGGGTCCAGCGCGTCGTGCAGACTTTGCCATGCTTGAAGTCGTCGTCGGACAGGCCGGTGGCAATCGGGCCGTATGGAGGAGCGTCGGGAACGGGACGCGGACCATGGACTTTGGACTTCAGACTCTGGACTTTGGACTTTGCCATGCTTCCTCCTAGACTCCGAGCACCACGACCGTGCCCACCTGCATCAGGTCGCCCCAAGCCTGGGCGACGCCACGCTTGGCTTTGCGGGCGATCTGCCGCTTGCCGGCTTCGCCACGCAACTGCCAGAAGAGTTCGGCGATCTTCATCAGCCCGGCGGCCGCAATCGGGTTGCCAACGCCGAGGAGACCTCCCGACGGGCAGACCGGCAGCTCGCCGTCGCGGGCGGTGACGCCGTCAGCAGTCAGCTGTGGCGCCTCGCCGCGACCGCACAGCATCAGGCCTTCCATGTGGTGGAGCTCCTTGTAGTCGAACGGGTCGTAGGGCTCGGCCACGTGGATCTGGTGCCGCGGGTCGGTGACGCCGGCCATCTTGTAGGCCATGCGTGCCGCTTCTTCCACATACCGCGGATAGCAGAGGTCGCGGTTGGTCCAGTATGCCGTGTCGAGCGCCCAGCCGCAGCCCTCGACCCAGACCGGCTTGTCGGTCACGCGGCGGGCCACGCTCTCGTTGGCCAGGATCACCGCAACCGCGCCATCAGAGACCGGGCTCACGTCCAACCGCTGCACCGGCCAGGCCAGGACTTCGGAATTGAGCACGTCCTCGACCGTGACCGGTGCGGCAATCTGCGCGCAGGGGTGGTAGAGCGCGTTGGTCTTGTTCTTCACTGCGACCCTGGCGATGTCCTCTTTGCGGAGCCCGTAGGTGGTCATATAGCGGTTCATCTCCAGCGCGAAGATCCAGAGGAGATTCGGCTTGAGTGGCCGTTCAATGATGTGGTCAAAGATGGTGACGAACGCGGCCTGCGCGTGCGGCTGGAACGTTGACATCTTCTCCTCACAGACCACGAGGCAGGTGTCGAACATCCCGGATGCCACATGGTACCAGCCCTGGGCAACTGAGAAGACGCCGGTCCCGCCGCCGACGAAACCGCGCATGTACGGCTTGCCGAACCCGCCGGCTCCGTCTGACAGGTACTCACCCTTCATGTGGACGCCATCAAACGTGTCGGGCGCCGTACCCATTACCACTGAGTCGATCTGGTTCATGGTCATGCCGCAGGAATCGAGCGCCATTTTGGAGGCGAGCCAGGAAAGCTCCTTACCCGTCTCAAGCGCGCGGCGGACGAACTTGGTCATCCCTACGCCGACTATCGCTACTCTGTTTCCCATGATT from candidate division WOR-3 bacterium harbors:
- a CDS encoding thiolase domain-containing protein produces the protein MGNRVAIVGVGMTKFVRRALETGKELSWLASKMALDSCGMTMNQIDSVVMGTAPDTFDGVHMKGEYLSDGAGGFGKPYMRGFVGGGTGVFSVAQGWYHVASGMFDTCLVVCEEKMSTFQPHAQAAFVTIFDHIIERPLKPNLLWIFALEMNRYMTTYGLRKEDIARVAVKNKTNALYHPCAQIAAPVTVEDVLNSEVLAWPVQRLDVSPVSDGAVAVILANESVARRVTDKPVWVEGCGWALDTAYWTNRDLCYPRYVEEAARMAYKMAGVTDPRHQIHVAEPYDPFDYKELHHMEGLMLCGRGEAPQLTADGVTARDGELPVCPSGGLLGVGNPIAAAGLMKIAELFWQLRGEAGKRQIARKAKRGVAQAWGDLMQVGTVVVLGV
- a CDS encoding Zn-ribbon domain-containing OB-fold protein translates to MAKSKVQSLKSKVHGPRPVPDAPPYGPIATGLSDDDFKHGKVCTTRWTHDAKYAWDRGVAIGKYLAGLKRGKILAVTCGSCNRTMVPPRAFCEWCFKPIDGWTEIKDTGVINTFSLCYVTWDVKRITEPLIPAVIEIDGASKGMGIMHLLGEVDPKQVKRGMKVKAVWKPAEEREGAITDILYWKPV
- a CDS encoding Zn-ribbon domain-containing OB-fold protein, which codes for MALKERLSLPAEAKTWPGELPVQSLYTAGAAGDRFFKTLKEKGQFQGAVCTACNEVYVPPKLYCEKCMAKLDDWVKVGPTGIVESWTELHVGLDGKPLEKPQFIGLIRLDGATTSIVHRLTEKPCCIGMEVAAVLKPTAKREGAITDILHFEPK